Within the Lacerta agilis isolate rLacAgi1 chromosome 15, rLacAgi1.pri, whole genome shotgun sequence genome, the region gctttggactccaactcccatcagcccctgctgtgATGGTGATACTCCCATCAAACCCCAACCaacctggctggagctgatgggagtccagtgACCCCTGGAGGgcgtcaggttggggaaggcctgCTTTCAATTGTCCCCTGCCCCAGACATTCAGAACAATAATATTAACAAAATATTATATACACAGGCTGGCAACTGGAAGAGAATAAAATATATTCCCCCCACCCTTAACACTAAAACTGGCCTTGCTTATGATCAGACCAAACAACAAGAGGTTGTTTCAGGGTTGGGATTTCTGCAGGGCTCTGAAGAAGGACCACCAGAGATGCTACCACAAAGTGCGAAGAATGGAGCCTAACAGAATGGCTCTCTCGGCCCCTTGCAGAAGTCACCCCCAAAGAGGAGAAGGACCATGATCTTGGCCAGCTCCTCAGACAGAGCCTGTTTCTTTCGCAGTTGTCAATTTTGGCTTGCAAAGTTTTTGCGGCTGGGCTTGACGGTGGCGGGTTTtgagcgggttggactagatgatcctctgggtcccttccaactaccaTTCTGTGAGCAGGGCTTCCtctgacgctgctgctgctgcggctgagTTCGATTCTGATCTTCAAGGCATGGATGAAACAACTCCgcttttgcaagggggggggcggtGCTGTGTGCCCTGTCCTGAGAATTCCCGCCCATCCTGAGAGTTAAATGGAGGGGTGGAGAAGTCCTGCTGGTGATCGCTGGATGAGGAGATGTGGCTTTACTTGGATGCATTTTGTGGATGCCTCAAGGAGGGATTCAGGGCTAGAGTGCAAGTAAGCCACAGGACACGCCCCCCAGACAAGCagagcccccccccgcccctgctgcCACTGCCTGGGCTCAGGAGTCACTCAACACAAAGAAAGCTCAGTGGTGAGGCAAAGCGGGGCGGAGCTGCTCACAGACTCCTCCTTCCACAAGGGAGTGGGAGGAGCCAGGGCTGCCATTAGGAGTCACCCGAGACTTCTTTCCTCACAGCTGGAGGTTGGAGGCGGAAGTGTGGATCAAGTCCTGGGGGAGGCTCTCTCGGGCCTCCTGCATCCGGTGCCGGGCCCTCTGGAAAGCCTCTGCAAAATTGAAAAGATGGAGAGCGGAGAAGGAGCGTGTTCAGTCTGGGCATCTGGCTTGTCCCCCACCTGCAACTCTAGACTAGTCAGGCTCTACACTTTGTGACCCATCATTCCATGCAAAGGAAATTCAAATGGTGCAATCAGAAAATAAACAAACCTAAATAAAAAAAGGATAGCCATATATTCTACTACTTTGGGGTATTTTTAACTTAATCATTTGAAGATACAATGCAATCGccaccctctctctttctctctcctcagaaGAAATcccaactgagttcaatgggacttactcccagggaagcgtgtagaggactgcagcctcaggGCTTCAAAAGCACATTACCCGCCTGAGAAGGAAAGAGCTACAGCTGAGTGGCAGGGGGTTGAACGAGATGCCCCCTGGGggtcttccaactccatgattctataaaTAGGGCTATTTAGCATGGAAACTGGACTGGGGTTCCCCCCCACAACCCCAGTGCAAAGGAACACCCCAACACTTGCGCCCCCACTCTCCCTCCTTACCCAGGACATTGTAGAGAGAGCCTTGCTGGCCGTAGGTGCCCAGCCGGTCCAGGACACTCTGCATGCGCTTCCTCATGGAGCTTGAGTCCAGGAAGGCTCTGGTGGAAGAGGAGGGTCAGAACAAGTATGAACACCCCACCCAACACCTTGTGCATCTTGAAGGTTCTTAAGAAGGGAGATCTCATAACTGCCTTGGAGCAGCATGTGAGGGGGTGAATGCCAATGGAGATAAGTGCCAAGAGGAAGAGTTGTGGGTGGCATGTGGCTGTTCCTGCactcctaaataataataatcatgataatgataatgattatgatgatgatgatatcagcagcagcagcatcctacATTTCCTACAAGgagctttatcctcacaacaaccttgcaaggtaggttaggctgaggggcaaTGACTGActcccaaagtcacccagtgagcttcatggccaagtggggattcaaaccttggTCTCCttggtcctagtctgacactctaactgctacaccacactggctctaaatgCCAACCTCGTACCCTCCTGAAGCTGTGCAGTCAGAAGTGCTGAAGTAAGAGCCAACTGCCTGCCTGGGCAGCTTTTGTACACAGGCTCTATCTTGTTCTTTGCCTGATAGGCAGCCCAAAGGTTGGATGGAGAGGGCGCCACTGTGGTGGGCAGAATGGCCtcaccttggtctgatccagcagggccagacagagaggcccagAGGGCGCGGTAGGAGGTGGAGGGTTGGAATACggtctgggagagaccagggttccaatccccactcaggcaggaagctcacagggtgaccttgggccaactGCTGCCtcccttagcctaacctaccccacagggttattgtaggggattaaatgagaaaggggaggagaaccatgtatgccaccttgaactctcCAGAGAAAAAGACTGGGATAGAAGTGCAATAACTAAACAagcatcagggagaactttctgacttggagagctgttcaacagtggaacgtacaacctcagaaggttgtggacctTCACATGAGGTTTTTGAACAGGAATTCTCGAGCTgtgatttctgtattgcagggggtggagCTGGATaaccctcgggggtccctcccagctctacagttctagaaTTCTATGAAATACCTAAATAATCTGGGGCAGCACCCACACCCGTGGCTTACTTGGACTGTTGCAGGCAGTTCAGCCGGAAGGTGACGCTTCCTGTCGTCTCGGTGCGGAAGCCAAACCGGCTCAGGCGCTCACCCTGCAGGGAGAATGAGCCCCAGGTCAGGGCAAGTCTTGGTAGCCCCTCCGTCCCAACCCCCCACCCAGAAGGCCTCCTCCTCATGCCTTCCTCAAGGATCCAGCCAACCCTTAAGTGGGATGGCCTCAGGCAATGACACAGGAGCATACAAAGAGCCTAGCAGCCGGCAGCTGGGTCAGGCTGCTACTGTGCACTGGTTCTGCATGTGGGctccccattggggcatctggttggcgactatgagaagaggatgctggactagatgggcccacaTTGGCCTGATCAGGCAGGTTCTTCTTATATTCTCATGAATGCTGTCGTCATGGCTAGTAGGAAATGCTATACTGTGTTGGTGGGGAGAAATACCGACTTATTTCCAAGTGCGGTTACTCACCGTAAAGGTTCCAGGCACTCTGGCATAGGTCATGTCCTCCAGCTCCGGTGACCCCCCAATGAAAAACCTCTGCAGTTCCGAGAAGGTTCCCAGCTCCATGGGACGCCAAGTGGATGCTGTAATGGTGTGAGCCCCTGTGCCAGCAGATTTGGGAGTGGTCAAGAGGTTATTTGGTCCCTCAAAAGGGCACGGGCCAgtcagcaaacacacacatgcacacatgtgcagtACCAACCACTGAGAGCATTGCCACAAGGAACTAGGGCACGGAGCCCAGCCACATGCCACTACTGCGATGCAGCAGTTAAAGAGTGCTGGGCTACGATATGgaagagaccagggtttaaattccAGCTCAGCAATATACAGGTGTAACCCACTGGGGGATCTCGGGTCAGGCACTGCCTCTCTCACTTCACAAGGTGGTTGTGAGGAAAACAACGTATGCCACctgaagctccttggaggaaaggtgggatagaaatgggAGCAACTAAGTCATGCACAAAGACAATGGGCAACTGAAGCCGTCTGGTACCAAAGTTAGACAAAAGGGCAGCTTTGCCCAGGACCGCCTgttctgactagcagcagctctcttggGTTTCTTCAAGCCAGCCTTTGAgcaatctgatgccctccagatcatTTCTTCCCAAAGGGGATAGTACCACCCACTAGGGAGGTGGgattactgggggggggcagcgctAAGAGGCAAGGGAGTGACAGGGGAACGCGAGAGGTATAAATTACGGTCAGATTTTGAAAAGCTGATagcactggatcaagttcatcagttttgttgaactAAATAAACTATAGAGTTTCAACTGGATGCTGAATAAATGTGCAGttaattgcttctgttttgaatcttattgtgttattatcttcttTAGCGGGCCGTGTAAAttgcttttctattttttttatagggtagggggcccTGGGAATGAGCTTATGGGACCATGGGGGCAGTGgcctgaaaaagtttgggaaccactgctccagatgttttagatacccaactcccatctgccccagcttgGCTTCAGTCGGGAGCATGGCAAACAGCTGGCATCAAAACCAGCTCGTTGGGAGGCCCCCCACTTCACCCCCCCCATGTGCCTTCTTACCTGGCACATCCGGCAGGACCACAAACCCGTATCCTTCAACGCGATACCTTTGCCAGTAGTCCAAGGAGAGGACCTCAAAGTAGAGGACAGGCCACTGGGGGAGGGGGCCTGTGGGAGAAGGGGGGCAAGGAGTATGATGAGGCCGGCgacccactcctcctcctcctctcatagAATTGTTgtgttggaaaggacccccaaggatcatctagtccaaccccttgcaaggcaggaattgCCGCtatcccgcctcccccccccatgggaacTCATGacagcttacacaaattaaaacaacacagataaaatgcaAAAGGCTGAAAAATGACGATCGGTTAAAAGTAATGAAACATGaataaaactaaaacaatataaaacactaaATATATTGAAATGCAGATGATTCTGTAATTTCTGGTCTAAGTGATGTTCCTGACCACTGAGCTGGTGCTCGGATGCTGAAGGGCAGATCCCCTCCAGGAGTCAAGGGTAACACTCACCCTCAAGTGCGCAAAGTGGTGAGGCATTCTGGTGTCAACAGCAACCCCCACCCTCACTACTTTGCACATGTGTCAACAGCTGAGAAGCCCTTCTGACATCCTTCGGCACAAGACCAGCTGAAACTGTGCTCCAATTTTTTCCAAGAGGGCTTTCACCACGAGAAGGACTTGAGGGGCACCACATCTCCTCCATCTATTGCCTCTGGACGCTGCTTGGCAGTGCCACAGAGCTGGCATGTGAGGGAATGACTCACCTTCCAACTCGTCTTCCTGGGAGAAGAAGACCTCCAGGgtgaaagggaaggagaaaaaggcCACGTTCTCCtggaaagagagaagggaaacTCACCTCTTGTGCAAGGCGGCAAGGAAACAAGAATCTGtgatgaggtgtgtgtgtgtgtgtgtgtgtgtgtgtgtggaatgggtGTTGGTTCTTAGACAGGCACACCTGAAAGAGGGTCAAGGGATTTGTCTACATTCCGCAGTGAAATGAAAGAATGTCAGAAGAGCCTTTTGGAAAAGGACCACTACAGCCACCGGTGAGACTgctatatgcacaaagatggaaagatacaGCCCTACCCACTATAGAAGGATGGCTGATAAAATTATTGGATCTGGCTGAGATGGCAATGTTaacatgtttaattagagaaaaatcatgACTAACATTTGTTAAGGATTGGAAATTTCTTatggactttttgcatgaaagagaaaatgaatttGTAATAGCGGGTTTGAAgattgaaaaaaacaacaccttgtTTATAGAAGCTAGAATCGTTGGGTTTTAAGGGATGAATATAATATGTAGCAGGACAGAAAGCTGGAAGTCCTTTTACtcttttatatttttctgttgtttttccttttctttccctttctattttttaaggtttctccttttcttgtttcttcttctttctgacttTGTTCTTTTTTAGGCCAAAGTAGCTGTCTTCTCTTGTGGTCAACCAGATGGTCcagtgggaaatccacaagcaggatttaaGCACAGGagtcctctctctcccctcctgtggcttcaagccactgggattcagaagcattgctacctttgactctggaggcagagcacagcagtcatggttagtagccattgatagtcctctcctccatgaatctgcctaatccttttaaagccacctgggttggtagccatcactgccactGCGGcagcaggatgcctctgaatgcaaggtgctgggaatcacaagtggggaatcACACAGGATCACATTTCTCCCTTACAGGGGAATTGCTGTTGCACTCCCTTTGGGGAAtatggctggtcactgtgaggacaggagactggactggatgggcccccATGAGCCTGATCTACCCCTCTTCTTCTCACACTCTTATTCACGTAAGAATATGAAACCTGACTAAGAACCAGGGGCCCAAAGCAATGGTGCTTTTCTCTCCAGCTTAAAGGGCTCGAAACTTAGGACCATCTCCACtgcaagtcctactcagagtagacccatgggaAATGATGGGCATGGCCAACTTGGGTccactggtttcaatgggtctacaacCCTTAGTTTCAAGACACCAGGATTCTCAGGAACCCAAATTCCCCAGAAAGTCCTGCGTCCCCTGAAGTCTTGGAGCCGCTTACTCCAGAGAGTTGAAGAAAAGATGTCTCTGGGGGAGGACCAGATGGCAAAGCCTGGCCAGGATTGTGCTGAGACTCAGCCCCCCAGCTGTGCCCCATTCACTTACCCTGCCAAGGGTCTTGGCAGTGCAGGTCTGTGTCACGCCAGAGAGCTGCTGGGATGGGGGGCATGACCAGcctagaaggaaggaagagggtcAGTGCTGCAAAAAACAGCTCCACTCCAGAATAGCTGCACAATGAGCTCTTGGGCACAGCAGATTAGaaacgcacaaacacacaccacattcTCTCTTTAGGTCAGGGTGGGGAGTCTCAGACCCAGGAAGCTCTGAATTTCAATAGCACTGCTTTGCTCACTCCTGGAgcattttgcctggctggaatctgtGTTCCCTGACGATGCCTCTTGCATACCTGGATGGCAAATGAGGGTGTGGTTTGCATAGTCTACAGTACAAGGgtaagaacccccccccaaaaaaggtgccATGCATCTGTGTGGAATGTGGCACCAGATTTGGGGAAGGCCAGACAAAACAGCAGAAGTTAGGGTCAGTAGAGAGAGGCAGACAGGCTTTAGGCAGCCTGCAACAGTGCCCCCTGTACTCTCAAAGGCTGGGGGTCCAGGCCCCCGCTCAGCTTTCAGCTGGCTCTGGTTGGGCAGCTGTGGCCCATGCCATGGATGATGCCACCCTACTTCCTCCCATCCCACAACCACTTCCTGTTCACTTACAGCTGGGCAGCTCCAGGAAGAAGTGGATGTAGAGGTTGTTGTACTCATAGCCCTGAGCTGAAACTGAAGGAAAGGTGGTGACAGATTGTGGCTTCCTCCCAAGCCAGTATAAACATCACTGTATTCCTTTTTTCTGAACTATGTGGTGGTAAAGCTTAATGTTTCCTTGTTCAATATTTTCTGCAAAGTTACATACATGCAAATGTGAACGTCTAGTCTGATTTTTGGCCCGTTAGCTTGCACTGTGCTCTGGAAGCATATGAAAGATTTATGCTAGTGCAACTGGAATTTCCCACCCCCACTCTATGCTATACCAAAGTCTGTTCTGGAGGTTTTGTGGAATCTTCAGATTTAAAGGGCACACGCAGgggatggaatcatagaactacagagttggaagtgaccaacTCTAGTcaaatgccctgcaatgcaggaatcacacctgTAGTGGGAATGTTGTCTATATTGGTGGGGTGGGTGCAAGGGAAGGATGAGCATATTCAGGGGCAGCCCACCATCCCCCTTGGCCCATGAGGAGGgaccctccccactccacccccaagGAACACCTCTGAAACATGGGGAATTGAAAGCCTTACCAATTTCACCATTAACGAAGAGTCGGAGAGCACCAGGGAGGGtctgcaagggagggaggggaaagagagagagctcactggaagggggGCTTAATTCCCAAAGCTTGCTTGCAGCATTGCATTTCCGAGCCCCTCTGGAAACAGGACCAGACGACTGACCCACCAGGGCAAGTAAAAGTCACTCACCATCTCAAAGTCAGAGCCCACAAGTCCACTGAGGTACTCCTTATGCCGGCTGTACAACTAAAGAAAGAAGCATGAAGTCAGAAAGGAGGGTGAGCAAACCtggacagtggggggggggcttccaacCCCACCCTACCTTCGTTCTGGGAGTCAGGAACTTAAATAGCATGGAAACACTTCCTTGGGGTAATAGTGGGTGGATTCTGTTGAAGCCACAGGGTCAATCACCATATTTTATTTATGTGGGGTTGTCGCCAACAAAGTAGGAGGAGGCAGCAGGTTGAGGAAAGCTGACCTATGCCAATGTACCCCACTCCCCGCCACCCAGAGCCAAAGGTGGTGCTTACATCCTTGAAGACACGCTGCTCTCGTTCTTGCTCCTCCGGCTTGACGGGGGCCGAGGCATTCTCCAGGGTGAACTTCCATATTTCCCGCTTCTCCCCTTCCAGCTCGATCCTTTATGGGTCCCCAAATCAAGGCAACCAAAGCTCAGAGAAGACCCAGAGTAactgcccctccccctcccacctttaCTCCCTGCCCCTGCAAAGACGAAGAAGGTAGAGAGGCCGAGGATTGGCTAGGAGTCTTAAAATCATACAGTTGGAAAGTACTTCTAAGGGtaatttagtccaactccctgcaatgcaggaatcatagcgaAAGAaaccctgacaggtggccatccaacctctctttaaaaacctccaatgaatcatagaatcatataattccATCTTCCAaggctgtggttttgttttttaaaatattactactagtagtaattAACACAGACCAAAGGAAAAAAGTGTAAAGAAACACTTGTAATGCTCAAAACGGCATAAGTTTGAACATCATCATCAAAATTACTGTTCCAAAACATTATAAAAATATTCATTTCACCAAAAAATCTTAGGTTGGTTTATATGTATTCTTTTGCAATAAACTAGCTTAGTCATAATTACTATAGACCAAATTTTCCAAATCCATTGGGATATAGTAGGagatatgctccccccccccatttttagctATTGTAATCTTTGCAACAGTTATAAGGTTAAACACTATTTCTTGATCATTTTTCAGAATAACAtcatattttgtatttctttatattttataaTATGATGGTTGGGGGACTATAACAAACATCCAGTTGATTGATTGACAGGCCTGTGCTGCTCACCTGTAAGGGCCTTTTGTGTCTGTGAAGTCTGGCTTGACGGTGATGACTCCGTTGCTGTCCACCTGGATTGTACAGAGGACGTGCTCATGCTCCCGGCAACCAAGTCTGCGGGGAAGAGGTCAGGGTGAAAAGCAGGCCCCGGCAGAGCCTGGCAGCACAGGGCACTATGGTGCAGCAAGGATGGTGTGACATGAAGTAGCCCCTTTTTGGAACTGTGGAACCTGAGCCCTGGACAATAGATTACCGCTTCTAATATTGGTGGGGGAAGGGAGCGTtttggtttttgtgttgttggtttattcttgtttttagtatatattttgtgtttttattttgtattttcatgttcTGAACTGCCATGAGATCTATGGCCCACACCAAGGTGAACTGCTGGTTTAGTGCTGAGCTCCAAACCAGACCCAATAGCGAGAGATGGGGCCAAGAGGGCTCCAACCCACAAGTGCCAACTTACTTGCCATGAGGTCCCAAATCCCCCATAATGTACATGGTCTGCACGGGGGTGTTGATGACATGGTTGTTCTTGATGAATTCTTCCGAGGGTTCCCAGGTGACAAGTCGGGTTTTCAGGATGCTCCCTTCCCTGCCAAGAGGCACACAGGAGACAGTTACCCACAAGGAAGCAGGCCCCCTTCTGCTTTAGTTTGAACGCACCATGATGGATCCAATATCAGGGCCTACCAAACCCAGAGGCATGGCTGACCCGACACACCTCGGCCTCcgctcctgcctcctcctcctcacatttGCCATCCGCTCTGCCAGGTACGAAGGGACTTCTGTGACAGATGTGGTGACCCTCTGGCTGTGCTGGAACACAGGGAGGCAGCCGGTCACTTTTAAGAATATCAAGAGAGCTCTGTAGTTGGACCTGGTCAAAGGGGGCCCATCCActgtctggcatcctgttctcacagaggccaaccagatagcTCCCCCTCTTGTAATGCTAGAATttggggacatccaatgaagctgaatatggGTTATAAACTAGATTCCCTGGCCCATTGCTTCCCATTTGCAGGAGGTGGACAGTTCTTTCCCTCCCACCACCCAGGACACCCGAGAGGAATCTATACCCCATGCCAAGGGCTATTCCATCCCATCTCCACCCTCCTGGAAGGCCAGCGGGTACCTCCTCCAAGTTGGTGAAGCGGTCATGGTCTGTGTAGGTGAAGATCCGACGGTTCTTCCGACCCCCAGACTCTTCTAGCTTCAGCACGTCCTGGTGGTACTGCTGGTCGAGAGGGCTTTGGCAGGCAGACTTGTTCTGATAGAGATCGACCTCAAACTGGGGAAAGCACAGAAAAAACTCAAGTGGTAGTGCAGCAGAGAGCAgacccatcccccaccccaaaattatccctttttaaaaaatctcaattTATTTGggcacaaataaaatgaaaatgcacaCTGTCAATAAAAATTCAGAGACAAAACGCAAAAATGAAATAGTAAATGAAAAATTAAGAACCAATAAATGCCTGGACAAGGCATAAATTTTTATCAGGTGTCTCTGTTGCGAGGATAAATGAAATGAGAATTCCAAGGGATTCTGAGATGTCCTAAAGTATCATgcagctgtagagtt harbors:
- the MKS1 gene encoding Meckel syndrome type 1 protein, whose translation is METRPSGDAEASPKPPQTMAEAVWNEDPGGAVYRSRDPISNLRVRVQIQRVTSTSLLLQQLHLPFSQSGQQLISLANLGTHNTASNHCPDEEKEEAVIGWQEKLFSQFEVDLYQNKSACQSPLDQQYHQDVLKLEESGGRKNRRIFTYTDHDRFTNLEEHSQRVTTSVTEVPSYLAERMANVRRRRQERRPREGSILKTRLVTWEPSEEFIKNNHVINTPVQTMYIMGDLGPHGKLGCREHEHVLCTIQVDSNGVITVKPDFTDTKGPYRIELEGEKREIWKFTLENASAPVKPEEQEREQRVFKDLYSRHKEYLSGLVGSDFEMTLPGALRLFVNGEIVSAQGYEYNNLYIHFFLELPSCWSCPPSQQLSGVTQTCTAKTLGRENVAFFSFPFTLEVFFSQEDELEGPLPQWPVLYFEVLSLDYWQRYRVEGYGFVVLPDVPGAHTITASTWRPMELGTFSELQRFFIGGSPELEDMTYARVPGTFTGERLSRFGFRTETTGSVTFRLNCLQQSKAFLDSSSMRKRMQSVLDRLGTYGQQGSLYNVLEAFQRARHRMQEARESLPQDLIHTSASNLQL